One window of Cohnella hashimotonis genomic DNA carries:
- a CDS encoding ABC transporter permease, which yields MALIRFLFRKMWNTRWLTISTLAGLLVAVAFTTSIPMYADGALKRVVASSLKENSEGLPAGSLLFRYQSSDGKTDPANFAAVDRYIKEDVPSRVGFPKDADQRSLSIRSAEVQPEDPGKVDASRTRKMTIAAFSGLKDQVETAGGKWFADRAGSDGTLQAVMMEEAMLRLDLHVGDVLLYPIYGGLNVTLRVEIVGSFKPKADSAAYWYQGLDTLLGTLFIAEPAMLEDLVAQQKIPLQIAAWYSAYDLRNIQTSQLTPLAHTLSRADIESNQLLKDTQVVISFADMLSEFRKQSVQLQTMLFTLAAPMIAMVFYFITMNAQQSLEKQRSDIAVLRSRGAGTRQIFLLFLLEGVLLGVVALVAGPFIGWYMAKSIGSASGFLEFVNRKSIPVGFSTDSVLAGAAAVVVAIGAAVIPALVFTRTSIVDYKRKMARGDRRPFWQRWFLDVVLVGVAAYGWYLFNERQMISFKTGMTTDQLNVQPFLFFVPAISIFAAGLVFLRLFPLLLALFGWLGRSFLPVSLYLTLTQLSRSAKSYYPLMILLILTLGLGVYNASAARTIGLNSEERILYKHGADVVVSAAWEGNAEVSQPSGGSGGGSGGGSGGGGSGGGSGGGGSGGGSGGGQSRPVPSKINYNEPPFETFRHLPGVVHAARVLQAKASLTVADRTAGQATVVGIDNVDFARVAWFRKDLYPAGFYKYLAVMGRSAGYALVSSNLAKKYNLKPGDQIDAILQDQKIPFIIAASLPYWPAQYPDESPFLVANLDYLYDNMPLMPYDVWLKMEPDAKTAPLIPALQEKGVEIASISDARSDLIAQSKHPARGGVFGILSLGFMVTIIVTLSGYILYWFFNLSGRIVQIGILRAMGLSRRQLTGMLLLEQVFTAGLSIGLGIGIGKLASLLFLPFLQTTDNTAGQVPPFRVIFEQTDTYRLYIVVGFMMLIGVLMLVTHIRRLRVHQAVKLGEER from the coding sequence ATGGCGCTCATCCGGTTTTTATTTCGCAAAATGTGGAACACCCGCTGGCTTACGATCAGCACGCTGGCGGGGCTGCTCGTGGCCGTCGCCTTCACGACCAGCATCCCGATGTACGCGGACGGCGCGCTCAAGCGCGTCGTCGCGAGCTCGCTGAAGGAGAATAGCGAAGGACTGCCGGCAGGGTCGCTACTTTTCCGCTACCAATCGAGCGACGGCAAGACCGACCCGGCGAACTTCGCCGCGGTCGACCGCTATATTAAGGAAGACGTGCCTTCGCGCGTGGGCTTCCCCAAGGATGCCGATCAGCGGAGCCTGTCGATCCGTTCGGCGGAGGTGCAGCCCGAGGATCCGGGCAAGGTCGACGCGAGCCGCACACGCAAGATGACGATCGCGGCTTTCAGCGGCCTCAAGGATCAAGTCGAGACGGCCGGCGGCAAGTGGTTCGCGGACCGGGCCGGTTCGGACGGCACGCTTCAGGCGGTCATGATGGAGGAGGCGATGCTTCGGCTCGACCTGCACGTCGGCGACGTGCTCCTGTATCCGATCTACGGCGGCCTGAACGTCACGCTGCGCGTCGAGATCGTCGGCAGCTTCAAACCGAAGGCGGATTCGGCCGCGTATTGGTACCAGGGACTCGATACACTGCTCGGCACGCTGTTCATCGCGGAGCCCGCCATGCTGGAGGATCTGGTGGCGCAGCAGAAGATTCCGCTGCAAATCGCGGCCTGGTATTCCGCCTACGACCTGCGGAATATCCAGACGAGTCAGTTGACGCCGCTCGCCCATACGCTCTCGCGTGCGGACATCGAATCCAATCAGCTGCTCAAGGATACCCAGGTAGTCATCTCATTCGCCGACATGCTTAGCGAATTCCGCAAGCAGAGCGTGCAGCTGCAGACGATGCTGTTCACGCTCGCGGCGCCGATGATCGCGATGGTGTTCTACTTCATTACGATGAACGCGCAGCAGTCGCTCGAAAAGCAGCGCTCCGACATCGCGGTGCTGCGAAGCCGGGGGGCGGGAACGCGGCAGATATTCCTGCTCTTCCTGCTCGAGGGCGTCCTGCTTGGCGTCGTGGCGCTCGTCGCGGGACCGTTCATCGGCTGGTACATGGCCAAAAGCATCGGCTCGGCGAGCGGATTCCTCGAATTCGTCAACCGCAAGTCGATCCCGGTCGGCTTCTCGACCGACAGCGTGCTGGCTGGCGCGGCCGCCGTCGTCGTCGCGATCGGGGCGGCCGTCATCCCGGCGCTCGTCTTCACCCGCACGTCGATCGTCGACTACAAGCGCAAGATGGCGCGAGGCGACCGCAGGCCATTCTGGCAGCGCTGGTTTCTCGACGTCGTGCTCGTCGGCGTGGCGGCTTACGGCTGGTACCTGTTCAACGAACGGCAGATGATTTCGTTCAAGACGGGCATGACGACAGACCAGCTGAACGTGCAGCCGTTTTTGTTTTTCGTGCCGGCGATCAGCATATTCGCGGCGGGGCTCGTATTCCTGAGGCTGTTCCCGCTGCTGCTGGCGCTGTTCGGCTGGCTGGGGCGCTCGTTCCTGCCCGTGTCGCTCTACTTGACGCTGACGCAGCTGTCGCGGTCCGCCAAGTCTTACTACCCGCTCATGATCCTGCTCATTCTGACGCTCGGCCTCGGCGTATACAACGCATCGGCGGCCCGCACGATCGGGCTCAATTCGGAGGAGCGCATCCTCTACAAGCACGGCGCGGACGTCGTCGTCTCGGCTGCCTGGGAAGGCAACGCCGAAGTGTCTCAGCCCTCCGGCGGCTCTGGCGGCGGCTCCGGCGGAGGAAGCGGCGGCGGTGGCTCGGGAGGCGGTTCCGGCGGCGGAGGTTCGGGCGGAGGTTCTGGCGGCGGCCAATCGCGCCCGGTGCCGTCCAAGATCAACTACAACGAGCCGCCGTTCGAGACATTCCGGCATCTGCCCGGCGTGGTCCATGCAGCCCGCGTGCTGCAAGCGAAGGCGAGCCTGACGGTAGCGGATCGGACCGCAGGCCAGGCAACCGTCGTCGGCATCGACAACGTCGATTTCGCCCGGGTAGCCTGGTTCCGCAAGGACCTGTATCCGGCAGGCTTCTACAAGTACTTGGCCGTCATGGGCAGATCGGCGGGTTATGCGCTCGTTTCCAGCAACCTGGCCAAAAAGTACAACCTGAAGCCTGGCGACCAGATCGACGCGATCCTGCAGGATCAGAAGATTCCGTTCATCATCGCGGCGTCGCTGCCCTACTGGCCGGCGCAGTACCCGGACGAATCCCCGTTCCTGGTCGCGAACCTGGATTACCTGTACGACAATATGCCGCTCATGCCTTACGACGTCTGGCTCAAGATGGAGCCCGACGCCAAGACGGCGCCGCTCATCCCGGCGCTGCAGGAGAAGGGCGTGGAGATCGCGTCGATCTCCGACGCGCGCAGCGACCTGATCGCGCAGAGCAAGCATCCGGCCCGGGGCGGCGTGTTCGGCATCCTCAGCCTCGGATTCATGGTCACGATCATCGTCACGCTGTCCGGTTACATCCTGTACTGGTTCTTTAACCTGTCGGGACGGATCGTGCAGATCGGCATCCTGCGCGCGATGGGATTGTCCCGGCGCCAGCTGACCGGCATGCTGCTGCTCGAGCAGGTATTCACGGCCGGATTGTCGATCGGACTCGGAATCGGCATCGGCAAGCTTGCGAGCCTGCTGTTCCTGCCGTTCCTGCAGACAACGGACAACACGGCCGGACAAGTGCCGCCGTTCCGCGTCATTTTCGAGCAGACGGACACCTATCGCCTGTATATCGTCGTCGGCTTCATGATGCTGATCGGCGTACTGATGCTGGTCACCCATATCCGCCGCTTGCGCGTCCATCAGGCCGTCAAGCTGGGAGAGGAGCGCTAA
- a CDS encoding efflux RND transporter periplasmic adaptor subunit, translated as MSMKWWTASSSQAKKKSGMRRAAGILAAIALSTAVAGCSLLPDEPEEEDLSQIQLPEISKKPEYEVTTKTLETTVSGSGKILSTQEKTLYYSAKAMEGMRLKKLYIQPGDVVKAGQTIAELDVEDMKKQLRDQRLQFRQQELQMKQTLRDKDEMDPIEFEQKQIAFEEARQKISDLETDIGSAVLTAPFAGTVVSVNVQEGAAIKVYDPLCVIANPSSLIVAGEMSSDDLQQVAVGMEATVDINSAGAVKGKIKSLPVPKAEGGGGGGGAQGPKVTNLSDYLLISVAKLPAGATRGTPLSFSIVVDRKVDAVVIPRSTLHTAGARTYVQVADADGSKREVDIEVGQQTATDIEVLSGLTPGQKVVGS; from the coding sequence ATGTCTATGAAATGGTGGACGGCGTCTTCGTCGCAGGCTAAAAAGAAAAGCGGCATGCGCCGGGCCGCGGGCATCCTGGCCGCGATCGCCCTGTCCACGGCCGTGGCGGGCTGCTCGCTGCTGCCCGACGAGCCGGAGGAGGAGGATCTGTCGCAGATCCAGCTTCCGGAGATTTCCAAGAAGCCCGAATACGAAGTGACGACCAAGACGCTAGAGACGACGGTGTCCGGTTCGGGCAAGATTTTATCGACCCAAGAGAAGACGCTGTACTATTCCGCCAAAGCAATGGAGGGCATGCGTCTTAAAAAGCTGTACATACAGCCAGGAGACGTCGTGAAGGCCGGCCAAACGATCGCGGAGCTCGACGTCGAGGACATGAAAAAGCAATTGCGCGACCAGCGGCTGCAGTTCCGCCAGCAGGAGCTGCAGATGAAGCAGACGCTGCGGGACAAGGACGAGATGGACCCGATCGAGTTCGAGCAGAAGCAGATTGCCTTCGAGGAGGCCCGCCAGAAAATCAGCGACCTGGAGACGGACATCGGCAGCGCCGTGCTGACGGCGCCGTTCGCCGGCACAGTCGTGTCGGTCAACGTCCAGGAGGGCGCGGCGATCAAGGTATACGATCCGCTGTGCGTCATCGCGAATCCAAGCAGCCTGATCGTCGCCGGCGAGATGTCTTCCGACGATCTGCAGCAGGTCGCGGTCGGCATGGAGGCGACGGTCGACATCAACAGCGCCGGCGCCGTCAAGGGCAAGATCAAATCGCTCCCGGTGCCGAAGGCCGAAGGCGGCGGCGGGGGCGGAGGCGCTCAAGGGCCCAAGGTCACGAACCTCAGCGACTATCTGCTGATATCCGTCGCGAAGCTGCCGGCCGGGGCGACGCGGGGCACGCCGCTCAGCTTCTCCATCGTCGTCGACCGCAAGGTGGACGCGGTCGTCATCCCGCGCTCGACGCTGCATACGGCCGGCGCCAGGACTTACGTCCAGGTCGCCGATGCCGACGGCAGCAAGCGCGAGGTGGACATCGAGGTCGGCCAGCAGACGGCGACCGATATCGAAGTGCTGTCAGGTCTGACGCCGGGACAGAAAGTCGTAGGCTCTTAA
- a CDS encoding ABC transporter ATP-binding protein: protein MEVPERQPLLSVRDVERSFDVGGQKLRVLKGINLTLEPNQLIMLKGRSGSGKTTLMNLMGGLDRPTEGEIFFQGKPFHAWNDDKRTEIRRKDIGFIFQAYALMPLLSAYENVELSMRMAKKPRSEWKSRVTACLELVGLAKRMHHRPFEMSGGEQQRVAIAKAIAHRPSLLLADEPTAELDSQMAAQVMAVFREIVRTENVTICMTTHDTTIMEVADHVYEMVDGVFVAG from the coding sequence ATGGAAGTTCCCGAGAGGCAGCCGCTCCTCAGCGTCAGGGACGTGGAACGATCCTTCGACGTCGGCGGTCAGAAGCTGCGCGTGCTGAAGGGCATTAATCTGACCCTCGAGCCGAACCAGCTGATCATGCTGAAGGGCCGATCCGGCTCCGGGAAGACGACGCTGATGAATTTGATGGGGGGCCTCGACAGGCCGACAGAGGGAGAGATCTTTTTTCAAGGCAAGCCGTTTCACGCCTGGAACGACGACAAGCGGACGGAGATCCGCCGCAAGGATATCGGCTTTATTTTCCAAGCCTACGCCCTCATGCCTTTGTTATCCGCCTACGAGAATGTCGAGCTGTCGATGCGGATGGCCAAAAAGCCGCGGAGCGAGTGGAAGTCCCGGGTGACCGCCTGTCTCGAGCTCGTCGGACTTGCGAAGCGGATGCATCACCGCCCGTTCGAGATGTCGGGGGGCGAGCAGCAGCGCGTGGCGATCGCCAAGGCGATCGCGCATCGGCCAAGCTTGCTGCTGGCCGACGAGCCGACTGCGGAGCTCGACTCGCAGATGGCCGCGCAGGTCATGGCGGTATTCCGGGAGATCGTCCGAACGGAGAACGTCACGATCTGCATGACCACGCACGATACAACGATTATGGAGGTTGCAGACCATGTCTATGAAATGGTGGACGGCGTCTTCGTCGCAGGCTAA
- a CDS encoding glutamine--tRNA ligase/YqeY domain fusion protein, with protein MDKAADNKTSSSNFIKNIVIDDLAAGRVKEIVTRFPPEPNGYLHIGHAKSICLNFELADEFKGRTNLRFDDTNPVKEDVEYVESIKQDVKWLGFDWDGLFFASDYFGEMYERALLLIRKGLAYVDDQSADEIRESRGTLTEPGKPSPYRDRSPEDNLALFERMKNGEFANGEKVLRAKIDMSSPNVNMRDPVIYRIVHAHHHNTGDAWVIYPMYAFAHPLEDAIEGVTHSICTLEFEDQRPFYDWVVAQCEMPSVPRQYEFNRLNLTNTVMSKRKLKQLVDEKVVDGWDDPRMPTISGLRRKGYTPEAIRAFCREIGVAKSYGVVDERMLEHFIREDLKLKALRTMAVLRPLKVVITNYPEGQTEWLDAENNSENEEMGSRSIPFSREIYIEQDDFMEVPPAKYFRLFPGNEVRLKHAYFIKCEEVVKNEAGEVVELRCTYDPETKSGSGFTGRKVKGTIHWIEASQAVPADFRLYEPLILDESDEDDAEDKSFLERINPHSLETLSGFVEPGMKEAAAQEKFQFFRHGYFNVDPKDSAPGRPAFNRIVSLKSSFDAAKA; from the coding sequence GTGGACAAAGCCGCCGATAATAAAACTTCTTCTTCCAACTTCATTAAGAACATCGTGATCGACGATCTGGCAGCGGGTCGCGTCAAGGAAATCGTCACCCGCTTCCCGCCGGAGCCTAACGGCTATCTGCATATCGGCCATGCCAAGTCGATCTGTCTGAACTTCGAGCTCGCGGACGAGTTCAAGGGCCGCACGAACCTGCGGTTCGACGACACCAATCCTGTCAAGGAGGACGTCGAATACGTCGAATCGATCAAGCAGGACGTCAAATGGCTCGGGTTCGATTGGGACGGCCTGTTCTTCGCGTCGGACTATTTCGGCGAAATGTACGAGCGCGCGCTCCTGCTGATCCGCAAGGGACTCGCTTATGTGGACGACCAGTCCGCCGACGAGATTCGCGAATCGCGCGGCACGCTGACCGAGCCCGGCAAACCAAGCCCTTACCGCGATCGCTCGCCCGAGGATAATCTTGCGCTGTTCGAGCGCATGAAGAACGGCGAGTTCGCGAACGGGGAAAAGGTGCTGCGCGCCAAGATCGACATGTCGTCGCCGAACGTCAACATGCGCGACCCGGTCATCTACCGGATCGTGCACGCGCACCATCACAATACGGGCGACGCCTGGGTGATCTATCCGATGTACGCCTTCGCGCACCCGCTCGAAGACGCGATCGAAGGCGTCACCCACTCGATCTGCACGCTCGAGTTCGAGGACCAGCGTCCGTTCTACGACTGGGTCGTCGCACAGTGCGAGATGCCGAGCGTGCCGCGCCAGTACGAGTTCAACCGCCTGAACCTGACCAACACCGTCATGAGCAAGCGCAAGCTTAAGCAGCTCGTGGACGAGAAGGTCGTGGACGGTTGGGACGATCCGCGCATGCCGACGATCTCGGGCCTTCGCCGCAAGGGCTATACGCCCGAAGCGATCCGCGCTTTTTGCCGCGAGATCGGGGTCGCCAAGAGCTACGGCGTCGTGGACGAGCGCATGCTCGAGCATTTTATCCGCGAGGACCTCAAGCTGAAGGCGCTGCGCACGATGGCGGTCCTGCGGCCGCTCAAGGTCGTCATTACGAACTATCCCGAAGGACAGACGGAATGGCTCGACGCGGAGAACAACTCGGAGAACGAAGAAATGGGCAGCCGCAGCATTCCGTTCTCCCGGGAGATTTACATCGAGCAGGACGACTTCATGGAGGTGCCGCCGGCCAAGTACTTCCGCTTGTTCCCGGGCAACGAGGTGCGCCTCAAGCACGCTTACTTCATCAAATGCGAGGAAGTCGTGAAAAACGAAGCGGGCGAAGTCGTCGAGCTGCGCTGCACATACGATCCCGAGACGAAGAGCGGCTCCGGCTTCACCGGCCGCAAGGTCAAGGGCACGATTCACTGGATCGAAGCGTCGCAGGCGGTGCCCGCCGATTTCCGGCTTTACGAGCCGCTCATCCTGGACGAATCGGACGAAGACGACGCCGAGGACAAATCCTTCCTCGAACGCATCAATCCGCATTCGCTCGAGACGCTGTCCGGGTTCGTCGAGCCGGGCATGAAGGAAGCGGCCGCCCAGGAGAAGTTCCAGTTTTTCCGTCATGGCTACTTCAACGTCGACCCGAAGGACAGCGCGCCGGGACGGCCCGCGTTCAACCGGATCGTGTCGCTCAAGAGCTCCTTCGACGCCGCCAAGGCTTGA
- the nagZ gene encoding beta-N-acetylhexosaminidase — MSRNKVIRTPLSFPLQSLRAVAISAAAIALLAGCGGPSGSAAETAPASPSVSAPAATPSASPSASPSASASSTAKPTEGSASSDPIKDQIAKMSLEEKIGQMILAGFEGTAAPDASTLRMIREDRIGGVILYKDNIADASKTVKLINAIKGANAKAGNVPIFVSVDQEGGKVSRLPSSYKKIPEAAVVGKTGDEKLATRMGELLAREVRSAGFNVDFAPVLDINSNPDNPVIGTRSFGTTADIATRMGLAAMRGLREEGVVSVVKHFPGHGDTAVDSHLDLPVLNKTAEQLAKLEWVPFQAAIGEQADAVMVAHILFPKIDPDAPASFSKVIIGDQLRGKLGYKGVVITDDMTMGAIAKHYDLADAAVKSVSAGSDILLVAHGYEVERKVYKALLNAVKGGKLTEARIDESVTRILTLKSRYKLSDAATAMPELQKLNADIGSWLDDVANANR, encoded by the coding sequence ATGTCCCGCAACAAAGTCATCCGTACGCCGCTGTCTTTCCCGCTTCAATCGCTGCGCGCCGTCGCCATATCCGCCGCTGCGATCGCGCTTCTGGCCGGCTGCGGCGGCCCTTCCGGCTCCGCCGCAGAGACCGCGCCTGCGAGCCCGTCGGTCTCGGCGCCGGCGGCAACGCCCAGCGCGTCCCCGTCCGCCTCTCCTTCCGCGTCCGCTTCGTCTACCGCCAAGCCGACGGAGGGCTCCGCTTCTTCCGATCCGATCAAGGATCAGATCGCAAAAATGAGCCTCGAGGAGAAGATCGGACAGATGATTCTTGCCGGCTTCGAAGGCACCGCGGCGCCGGATGCCTCGACGCTGCGAATGATCCGGGAAGACCGCATCGGCGGCGTCATTCTGTACAAGGACAACATCGCCGACGCGTCGAAGACGGTCAAACTCATCAACGCGATTAAAGGAGCGAACGCCAAGGCTGGCAACGTGCCCATCTTCGTCAGCGTCGACCAGGAAGGCGGCAAGGTCAGCCGCCTGCCGTCCAGTTACAAAAAGATTCCCGAAGCGGCCGTCGTCGGGAAAACCGGCGACGAAAAGCTGGCGACGCGCATGGGCGAGCTGCTGGCGCGCGAGGTACGCTCGGCCGGTTTCAACGTCGACTTCGCGCCGGTGCTCGATATTAACAGCAATCCGGACAACCCGGTAATCGGCACCCGCTCGTTCGGCACCACGGCCGATATCGCAACCCGGATGGGTCTGGCGGCCATGCGCGGCCTGCGCGAGGAAGGCGTCGTTTCAGTCGTCAAGCACTTTCCCGGCCACGGCGATACGGCGGTCGATTCGCATCTGGACCTGCCCGTGTTGAACAAGACCGCCGAGCAGCTGGCAAAGCTGGAGTGGGTGCCGTTTCAGGCGGCGATCGGAGAGCAGGCGGACGCCGTGATGGTCGCGCATATTTTGTTCCCGAAGATCGATCCGGACGCGCCCGCTTCGTTTTCCAAGGTGATCATCGGAGATCAGCTGCGCGGCAAGCTCGGCTACAAAGGCGTCGTCATCACCGACGATATGACGATGGGCGCGATTGCCAAGCACTACGATCTGGCGGACGCCGCCGTCAAGAGCGTGTCGGCAGGCAGCGACATCCTGCTCGTCGCGCACGGCTACGAAGTCGAACGCAAAGTGTACAAGGCGCTGCTGAACGCAGTAAAGGGCGGAAAACTGACGGAGGCGCGAATCGACGAGAGCGTAACGCGTATCCTGACGCTAAAGTCGCGCTACAAATTAAGCGATGCGGCGACGGCGATGCCGGAGCTGCAAAAACTGAACGCGGACATCGGATCTTGGCTGGACGACGTGGCGAACGCGAACCGCTAG
- a CDS encoding response regulator transcription factor, with amino-acid sequence MYRIMIVEDDEKIGALLRDYIGRYGFETHVASRFRDLAAEFEDVQPHLLLLDINLPYFDGYYWCRQIRLRSNMPIIFLSARSGEMDQVMAIENGGDDYVAKPIPLDLLMAKIKSALRRAYGEYAAGQALSSGDTVAAGSLALDIGRSELSWRGARVPLSKNERQLAHALLRQAGHIVSREELLEALWDDVQFVDDNTLTVNVTRLRRKLEELGLRDAIDTIRGQGYRLRPEADSDDDAGSAAAHD; translated from the coding sequence ATGTACCGCATCATGATCGTCGAGGACGACGAAAAAATCGGCGCGCTGCTGCGGGATTACATCGGAAGGTACGGCTTTGAGACACATGTCGCGAGCCGGTTCCGCGATCTCGCCGCCGAATTCGAAGACGTCCAGCCTCACCTGCTGCTGCTGGACATTAATCTGCCGTACTTTGACGGCTACTACTGGTGCAGACAGATTCGCCTGCGATCGAATATGCCGATCATTTTTCTGTCCGCGCGGTCCGGCGAGATGGACCAAGTGATGGCGATCGAAAACGGCGGCGACGACTACGTCGCGAAGCCGATCCCGCTCGATCTGCTCATGGCCAAAATCAAGAGCGCGCTGCGGCGCGCCTACGGCGAATACGCCGCAGGGCAGGCGCTGTCAAGCGGCGATACGGTCGCCGCCGGCAGCCTCGCGCTCGATATCGGCCGCAGCGAGCTGTCTTGGCGCGGCGCGCGCGTACCGCTCTCCAAAAACGAGCGGCAGCTCGCGCACGCCCTGCTCCGCCAGGCCGGCCACATCGTCTCGCGCGAGGAGCTGCTCGAGGCGCTGTGGGACGACGTCCAGTTCGTGGACGACAACACGCTCACGGTCAACGTCACCCGGCTTCGCCGAAAGCTGGAGGAGTTGGGCCTAAGAGACGCGATTGATACGATCCGGGGCCAGGGCTACCGCTTGCGGCCGGAGGCGGATTCGGACGATGACGCCGGATCGGCGGCCGCCCATGACTGA
- a CDS encoding sensor histidine kinase gives MTPDRRPPMTERGGDDLRPYTFRDYLIDRLPHVVILVVAVLLALTFVQLLLWNVGLPLSWADAAYIALLVALVVAAWLAAGWLRRKSFARELAEAWRQAAAGDAAASLSLASPVTREQRAMAALLERLYTVHANELSALRRQQEFHRHFTARWVHQMKTPLSVIELLMQRHPDPADDARPGDTERSVLEETDRLRHGLDTMLHTSRLDKFELDASFRTVSLSEIVRAVLGEYKRPFIRRSIFPSLEGEATTETDAKWLAFILGQLVSNAIKYAKKSEGPQRLLIRIEGYPDGSAQLRVTDEGIGIAAEDLPRLFEPFFTGSNGRLNGESTGMGLYLAKQACARLGIGLRIDSELGAGTTATLDFRPSGIHRLTDERNQT, from the coding sequence ATGACGCCGGATCGGCGGCCGCCCATGACTGAGCGCGGCGGAGACGACTTACGGCCTTATACGTTTCGGGACTATTTGATCGACCGTCTCCCCCACGTCGTCATCCTCGTCGTCGCGGTCCTCCTCGCCCTGACGTTCGTCCAGCTGCTGCTGTGGAACGTCGGCCTGCCGCTCTCCTGGGCCGACGCCGCCTACATCGCGCTGCTCGTCGCGCTCGTCGTCGCCGCTTGGCTGGCCGCCGGCTGGCTGCGGCGCAAGTCGTTCGCGCGCGAGCTGGCCGAAGCCTGGCGGCAGGCGGCGGCGGGCGATGCGGCGGCTTCGCTCTCGCTCGCTTCTCCCGTTACGCGCGAGCAACGGGCGATGGCCGCGCTTCTTGAGCGGCTGTACACGGTCCACGCGAACGAGCTGAGCGCCCTGCGCCGGCAGCAGGAGTTCCACCGCCATTTCACGGCGCGCTGGGTCCATCAGATGAAGACCCCGTTGTCCGTCATCGAGCTGCTCATGCAGCGGCATCCCGATCCGGCGGATGACGCGAGGCCCGGCGATACCGAACGCAGCGTCCTGGAAGAGACCGACCGGCTGCGGCACGGACTCGATACGATGCTGCATACGTCGAGGCTGGACAAGTTCGAGCTGGACGCGTCGTTTCGCACGGTCTCGTTGTCCGAGATCGTGCGCGCGGTGCTGGGCGAGTACAAGCGTCCTTTTATCCGGCGCTCGATCTTCCCTTCGCTCGAAGGCGAAGCCACGACGGAGACGGATGCCAAATGGCTTGCGTTCATCCTCGGCCAGCTCGTATCCAACGCGATCAAATACGCCAAAAAAAGCGAAGGCCCGCAACGGCTCCTGATCCGGATCGAAGGATACCCGGACGGATCGGCGCAACTTCGCGTGACCGACGAAGGAATCGGCATCGCGGCCGAGGATTTGCCTCGCCTGTTCGAGCCCTTTTTTACCGGGAGCAACGGCCGGCTGAACGGCGAATCGACGGGCATGGGACTCTACCTTGCCAAGCAAGCCTGCGCGCGGCTCGGCATTGGCCTCCGCATCGACTCCGAACTGGGCGCAGGCACGACGGCTACGCTTGACTTTCGACCGTCCGGCATCCACCGCCTGACAGACGAACGCAACCAAACGTGA